The genomic stretch CGCACCAGGTCCGCGCGGTGGCCGAGGCGCTCGACGCGCCGTTCTGGGTCTTCGCCCCCTCGGTGCTCGGCACCCCCGGCGAGCCGGGCTGGTCGCCGGCGACCTCCGCGCTCGACCACGCCGTCGACCCCGTCCACGCCAGACACGACTCATCGGGCGCGCCTGCCGCGGCGGGCGGCGCGGCCGACCCGGGCGGGGACGACGCCGGAGCGGACCTGCGGGCAGCGATGCTGCCGGGAGCCGACGGGCCGCGGCTCTACGGCGTCGGCCTCGTGTCGCGCCGGCCGGTGCTCGAGTGGCGGACCACCCGCTTCGACCCCGCTCCGTTCGGGCTGCCCCTGCTCGTGCCGGCCCAGCCGCGCCCGCGCTTCGTGCACGTGCCCGACGAGCCCCGGGCGGCGATCGCCGCCGTGGTGTCCGGCGAGCGCGGCCCGTTCACGGTCGCCACCGCGCACCTGTCGTTCGTCCCCGGCTACAACGTGCGCCAGCTGCGCCGGCTGCGCGCGTGGCTCGACGACCTGCCGCGGCCGGTGGTCCTGCTCGGCGACTTCAACCTCCCCGGCGTCATCCCGGCACGGGTCACCGGCTGGACGCCGCTGCTGCGCGCGGCCACCTACCCCTCGATGCGCACCCGGGCCCAGCTCGACCACGTGCTCGCCGACGGGCTCACCGAGCAGCAGCGGGTCTCCGCCCGCCCCGAGGTCCACCTGCTCCCCGTCAGCGACCACGCCGCCGTCACCGTCGACGTCGACCTGTGAGACCTCGGGCACCGCGCAGCGTGTGACGCGTCGCACGGACCCACCGGCCCGGCCGGTCGGTCAACGCACCCGCGGCCGGACTAGCCTCCGCTGAGGACGTGCGCGTCCGGCGGCCGGCCCGGCCGGCCGTTCGCACGCCAGGGACACGACCGATCCGGCCCGGCCTGCGCCGGCGAAGGAGGAGCAGCGTGATCATCGGAGTGCTCTCGGAGTCCAGGACCGGGGAGACCCGAGCGGCGGCGACGCCGGCCACCGTCACGCAGCTCGTCGGCCTCGGCTACGACGTCGTCGTGGAGCCGGGCGCCGGCACCGGCTCGGGCTTCACCGACCAGGCCTACGCCGACGCCGGTGCCGATGTCGGTCCGGCCACGGGCGCCGACGTCGTCCTCGGCGTCAACGCGCCGTCGGCCGAGCAGCTCGACGCGATGCGGCCCGGCACGACGCTCGTGTGCCTGCTCGCGCCTGCCCTGAGCCCGGACCTGCTCGCCGACCTCGCCCGCCGCGGCATCACGGCCCTGGCCATGGACGCCGTGCCGCGCATCTCGCGCGCCCAGTCCCTCGACGTGCTCAGCTCCATGGCCAACATCGCCGGCTACCGCGCCGTCATCGAGGCCGCGAACGTGTTCGGCCGGTTCTTCACCGGGCAGGTGACCGCCGCCGGCAAGGTGCCGCCGGCGAAGGTCCTCGTCGTCGGTGCGGGGGTCGCGGGCCTGGCTGCCATCGGCGCCGCCGGCAGCCTCGGCGCGATCGTGCGGGCGACCGACCCGCGCCCCGAGGTGGCCGACCAGGTCGAGTCGCTCGGCGGCGAGTACCTGCCCGTGCAGGCAGCGGACGTGGAGGTGAGCACCACCGGCTACGCCAAGGAGATGTCCGACGACTACAACGCGCGCGCGGCGGCGCTCTACGCCGAGCAGTGCCGCGACGTCGACATCATCATCACCACGGCGCTGATCCCGGGACGGCCGGCACCGCGGCTCATCACCGCGGAGATGGTCGCGAGCATGAAGCCGGGCAGCGTGCTCGTGGACCTCGCGGCCGCCAACGGCGGCAACGTCGAGGGCACGGTGCCGGGCGAGAAGGTCGTCACCGCCAACGGCGTCACGATCCTCGGCTACACCGACCTGCCCGGTCGCCTGGCCGCCCAGGCCTCCCAGCTCTACGGCACCAACCTGGTCAACCTGTTCAAGCTCATGACGCCGGGCAAGGACGGCGTGCTGGTGCTCGACTGGGACGACGTCGTGCAGCGCGGCATCACCGTGTCCCGCGACGGCGAGGTGACCTGGCCGCCGCCTGCGGTGGCGGTCTCGGCGGCCCCCGCCCCGGCCGCGCCGGCGCCCGCGCCACCAGCGGCGCCACCGCCGCCACCCTCGCCCGGTCGCCGGTTCGCGATCGTCGGTGTGATCGCGGCGCTGCTCCTGCTGCTCGTGGCCGCCGCGCCGGCCGCGCTGCGCGGCCACCTGACGGTGTTCGCCCTCGCGATCGTGATCGGCTACTACGTGATCGGCAACGTGCACCACGCGCTGCACACGCCGCTGATGTCGGTGACGAACGCGATCTCCGGGATCATCATCGTCGGCGCGCTGCTGCAGATCGGCCACGGCGACGCGGCGATCACGACGCTGTCCTTCGTCGCCATCCTGCTCGCCAGCATCAACGTCTTCGGCGGCTTCGCCGTCACGCGTCGCATGCTCTCCATGTTCTCGAGGAGCTGACCCGTGACCGTCGAATCGCTGGCCCAGGCGGCCTACCTCGTCGCCGCCCTGCTGTTCATCATGGCCCTGGCGGGCCTGTCCAAGCACGAGACCGCCAAGACCGGCAACACCTACGGCATCGCCGGCATGACCGTGGCCCTCGTGGCCACGATCGCCCTCGCGATCACCCGCGACGTCTCGTCGCTGGGCCTCATGCTCATCGGCGTCGCCATGGTCGTGGGCGCCGCGCTCGGCCTGTGGCGCGCCCGCGTCGTCGAGATGACCGGGATGCCCGAGCTCATCGCGATGCTGCACTCGTTCGTCGGTCTGGCCGCCGTGCTGGTCGGCTGGAACGGCTACCTCCTCGTCGAGGGCGGCGCCGACCCGGCGGAGGCCGACCTGCTCACCGCGCAGGGCACGCTCGGCATCCACCACGCCGAGGTCTTCATCGGCGTGTTCATCGGCGCCGTGACCTTCACCGGCTCGATCGTGGCGTTCCTCAAGCTGTCCGCCCGCATCAACAGCAAGCCCCTCATGCTGCCGGGCAAGAACATCCTCAACGTCGGCGCGCTCGTCGCCTTCGCGGCGCTCACCGTGTGGTTCGTCGTCGCCCCGCAGATCTGGCTGCTGGTCGCCGTCACCGTGATCGCCCTGCTGCTCGGCTGGCACCTCGTGGCGTCCATCGGCGGCGGCGACATGCCGGTCGTGGTGTCGATGCTCAACAGCTACAGCGGCTGGGCCGCCGCGGCCTCGGGCTTCCTGCTCGAGAACGACCTGCTCATCGTCACCGGCGCATTGGTCGGCTCCTCCGGTGCCTACCTGTCCTACATCATGTGCCGCGCGATGAACCGCTCGTTCATCTCCGTCATCGCCGGCGGGTTCGGCATCGAGGCCGGCCCCGCGGAGGACAAGGACTACGGCGAGCACCACGAGGTCGACGCCGAGCAGACGGCCGAGCTGCTGCGCGAGGCGCGCTCGGTCATCATCACGCCGGGCTACGGCATGGCGGTGGCGCAGGCGCAGTACGGCGTCGCCGAGCTCACCCGCAAGCTGCGTGCCAACGGCACCGACGTGCGGTTCGGCATCCACCCGGTGGCCGGCCGCCTGCCCGGGCACATGAACGTGCTGCTGGCCGAGGCGAAGGTGCCTTACGACATCGTCCTGGAGA from Frankiales bacterium encodes the following:
- a CDS encoding Re/Si-specific NAD(P)(+) transhydrogenase subunit alpha, translated to MIIGVLSESRTGETRAAATPATVTQLVGLGYDVVVEPGAGTGSGFTDQAYADAGADVGPATGADVVLGVNAPSAEQLDAMRPGTTLVCLLAPALSPDLLADLARRGITALAMDAVPRISRAQSLDVLSSMANIAGYRAVIEAANVFGRFFTGQVTAAGKVPPAKVLVVGAGVAGLAAIGAAGSLGAIVRATDPRPEVADQVESLGGEYLPVQAADVEVSTTGYAKEMSDDYNARAAALYAEQCRDVDIIITTALIPGRPAPRLITAEMVASMKPGSVLVDLAAANGGNVEGTVPGEKVVTANGVTILGYTDLPGRLAAQASQLYGTNLVNLFKLMTPGKDGVLVLDWDDVVQRGITVSRDGEVTWPPPAVAVSAAPAPAAPAPAPPAAPPPPPSPGRRFAIVGVIAALLLLLVAAAPAALRGHLTVFALAIVIGYYVIGNVHHALHTPLMSVTNAISGIIIVGALLQIGHGDAAITTLSFVAILLASINVFGGFAVTRRMLSMFSRS
- the pntB gene encoding Re/Si-specific NAD(P)(+) transhydrogenase subunit beta, with product MTVESLAQAAYLVAALLFIMALAGLSKHETAKTGNTYGIAGMTVALVATIALAITRDVSSLGLMLIGVAMVVGAALGLWRARVVEMTGMPELIAMLHSFVGLAAVLVGWNGYLLVEGGADPAEADLLTAQGTLGIHHAEVFIGVFIGAVTFTGSIVAFLKLSARINSKPLMLPGKNILNVGALVAFAALTVWFVVAPQIWLLVAVTVIALLLGWHLVASIGGGDMPVVVSMLNSYSGWAAAASGFLLENDLLIVTGALVGSSGAYLSYIMCRAMNRSFISVIAGGFGIEAGPAEDKDYGEHHEVDAEQTAELLREARSVIITPGYGMAVAQAQYGVAELTRKLRANGTDVRFGIHPVAGRLPGHMNVLLAEAKVPYDIVLEMDEINDDFPDTDVVLVIGANDTVNPAAEDDPTSPIAGMPVLRVWEAGRVIIFKRSMASGYAGVQNPLFFRDNSAMLFGDAKDRVEDIVRSL